GGAAAGCAAAGTGATGCGTGGCGCCAAACAACCTCGGATCAACGCAGTAAACGGGCAAGAGAGCCTGAGACGAAGCCCAGGCCTTGTGCAAAACCTCGTTATCCAAGATTCTCAAGTCGTTTCGGAACCAAACGATAGCGACTCCTTTGCCTTTTCGCGGCGGCATTGCGTCGGAAGTGTACCTTGTGAAGGTCTGGTGGGCGACCCGCTCCATCTCATCCGACCCGAGAGCCGGAACCGGGTGGATTGTCTGTGCGGCTCTGGCTGCATTGGAACACATTCTGCTTGAAAAAGGTAGGGGGATTTTGGGATTGAATTTTGTAGGGGAAATGAGAGGGTTTAATTTGGAAATGGAGGTGAAATTTTGGATCATGGCTTCGAACTGAATTGGAGTTGACAAAGACGAGGAAAGTTGAGGCTGGTTGGTAGTTATTTGCAGTTGGGAAGTTGACACGTCAGCGTGGTGACGTGGCGGATTAGGGGCCGGAGATGTCAACCAACTGTCATAAGTATTTCTCACTTAGTATTTGACAATAATTCAGTATTATGGTCcgaaattatcaaaataatatgcAATCAATAACTAACAgacaaagaaaaaaggaataaagTGTGAAAAATGATGTAATTTTATCGACTTGAAAGTTGTGAACACGAAACTTTTTATTAACAATACGACTGATAGTCATAGGTAAAATGTGCATTTTTACGTATTTATTTTAAGGCTAATAGTATCAactaaaatcacaaactttggtcaaaatttggtatttttcaagaacttaaaattttgtcgataatatcatgaacttgcaTATTGTAGCGAATTTCCCCTAGTTCgatttttctctaaaaataaatttgatgttGGTTGtaaaaactattaatttttgcgACTAGATTTGAAATTCTTGGAAAATACCAAATCAGgtcaaaatttgtgattttaaggacatatttaatgaaattttgaatatatttatgcCTCATTTTTAGTAACCCAAACGCGAAAACAAGTGAAGTTCATAACGACCATGCTATACAATAATAAGTCACAAATGGTTACAGGATTACAGCAGGTATACCTAATCCAaacaattcaacaaattaGACTTGGAATTACGTATATGACGAATCAAATGTTTAATGGTTTAATATATAGGTCACATTTTGAGTTTATTCATGGCTTCTCTTATCAATATATTTGGGAGGATACTATGTTATAGTACTACTTAGTTCGGACTTCGGAGGCGACGACGAATTCTCAGATGGCCAAATCTCCCTGCACCGGGAGAGGATCCCTCGAAAACGATAGGTAAGTAGCCCGTTGCACCTTCGTATCGCTTCTGTATCTGCACATCACAATCGGAACGGGGAAGTCATGTACATTATGATCAATCAGACAGTGCAAACAGAGCATTTTGAGGTACCTGAATAATTTGCTCGTTGCTTCGTAAGCAGTTCCTCCCGACAATGCAAACAGTGCCTCCAGATCCTCCTCCGGTGATTTTTGCACCGTACAAAGTACCCTCACCCGCCCTAGAGTGTTTGCTGTGCTGCATTTCTTGcactagctgcaccacccggtcTGTCCCATCTGAGCCGAGCCCACAGGCGCTGTAGCTATAGTGGCACTGTCAAGCAGATCAACACCACAATCAGCAGCCGTTTTGAATCAAAACTCGAACGAGAATATCCAGTTGTATACAACATAAAGCTACCTGATACAATAATTCTCCAAGAGCAGTTAACTGATCATCTGAAGTTGCTGATGTTAGTAATGCTTTAAAGGCCTGTATTCATACAAAAACCAGCGTATTACTAAAGATGAAGACGATGAATATGAGAGATTTCAACACCATGATTCACATATGATAGATCATAGGAAGACCTTATCTCATATACTTGTAATAAACTAGGATCACAGAAGATATACCCACTGAAGCTTTTATATATTCaaggaaattttaattttttactatttttaccTTGACACGGAAATTTTCGTATATAGGATGCCTGGTAGCTGCTCTGAGTCCATAGTTTCTCTTCATATCAATCACAGTGACTGGATCGTTATGGTCAGCATATTTCCTCAAGAAAGCCTCACCGAGTATCGTTTGAGGAAGTTGATTGACATAGAGAGCTTCGTATCTGATATcaataaaccaaaaatatatcaaactgGTGTACATATGATAAGAACAGCCTCATCATTCAACACAGAAAGAAAGGGAGAAAGAAATGCAGACAGAAATTTCTAGGCCTATTGTTTACCTATGCGGTGACAAGTTGCATAAGTAGTCCAAGGAAGCCTCGGTTTCAAGCAGTTCGATTCCATCTTCTTCCAGATCATCCGACGTCACACCATTTGCAGTGGACTGTGATAGCAATTCTGCAGCCACggatttaataatttttcgaCCCATGAATGCTCCTATTCTGACAGATCCATAATCAGCACCACCAACACTGCCAAATGATACACCCGTTCAGTAACACAGACTCAACATTAGTTAAAACATTTCATTGCCAACCAAATTACTTTAAGGTGACAAACAGCATAATTCTCTGTCAAATCAATTACCTATGCCGGATTCCGGAATCAATTCCCCAAAATCGTATGTGACTAGGAATGTCCACGAGACCTAATACCTCAGCAGGCTGCAAGAAACAGTCAAGTGGCAACTCAATgtcttttctttaaaattacAAGAGAAGATATGTCCTTCCCATGAATCTGGTCAAATACCTGACAAACCATTGCGAGAAGTTTGTTAGCTTCACCACACGCAGAAGTCATCTGATCCATGACACCACATGGAGCTCCAACTACATGATTTTCCACCTTCCCACCGCAAAAATTGGAAGTGTGAGAGGACCgcaaaaatatcaaagttacAATATGTGTCTTAGTGAATATGCCTGTGATATTCACATATCAAAAGTTAAACCTTTTGGCAGAGCAAAGCAAGCTGTCTTGGCTCGATATTTAATCCTGACAAGCACATATTTCAACACTGTTAGCATATACAGATTAATGCAAATAGCAGCAGAATCATGAGCAGGAATTTGATTGCTAAGTGAGCAAAATCAACTATTTTCTTCTCTAGTTGATAATATAATCCTAGATAATAACCACTTCATATTcttgtgaaaataaaattttcccaCCATTAAACTAGGTAAAACTGAGACAGGTATAGGTAAAAAAGAGACTGCATATCGCTGATGATGAACCGCGCATGGATACTGGATACTAAGAGAAGCCAGTTTATAATAACTTAAAAAACTGAGAATGGTGAGCACCATGAGAAGCGGCAATTGCAGACATTGTAGCGACCTCCACAGCTGCAGAAGAAGAGACACCTTTGCCTTCTGGCACAGCAGAGGATACCTAAAGGATTGATACCGTTACAATTCAAAGTAGTATGACAGGTATCACCAAATGATAAGTATTTCAGATTGGTAGATTAAGGCAAGAATGAGAGCAAGCAATCAAGATCCTTCGTAAAAGTAATACATACCAGAACACTAATACTATTCTCAAAGTGAACTCCCAGTTCTTTCATCAGAACCAGAATGGTCCCCGCAATATATGCTGCCCATCTAGGTCCAGAATATGGTGAGTTTATAGTATAAGAGATAATCTAGAAGCAGACAACATCATAGTTTAAAACCTTTGCGATGGATCCCGAGCAAAGAAACTTCTGGCATTTTCGTATGACATGAGTTGGTCTCCGTCCATAAAATCTGACAGATCCATGTCAAAGGTAGGTCCCCGATTGCTTAATTCAGATCCATATGATACCTGAAAAGGGTAGGATATAAAGATTAAGCAATAAACACGAGTATTGATGGAGACTGGGAGCTTCCAACAGTTTGATTATTGATCTTATAAAACTTCAGGGCAAAGGTATTCACATACAATTTGCAGAACAGGAGTTGGGCCTTGTCCCTTAGCATTCTGTCGAGCCAGGGCGTGCTTCCACAATCTCTGTTTAGATGGATGGGACTTTTGTACTGCAACGTGACAAGCTTCTCTAGTCGGCATCTGTAGACATTTTAGGACAAGCAGCTGATAAATCATTAAGGCAATGAAAATCTATGGTGAAAATAGTAGATGCATTTAgcttatactccttccgtctcatTTCAATAGGTAATCAGATAGAGACCGTCCTTCAATGGTTGAAACGCAGTAACGCACCTGAAGTACAAGGCTTCCCGAGTAATCAGCTATTCCACCCATAACATCCAATCTTCCAGGTGCTCTTGCCACAAAAATGTCTTCCTGCTCAATTGTTCACAACCAAACATAAGAACCTTGACAATCATATCAGTTccatgccaaaaaaaaaatatgtggatAGGAAGTACAAGCATGGAGTTCAGAAAACACCTCCCAGTTAAAGAGACCTGCAGCAGCTTTTCGTTCCCTCTTTTGGAGCTTCTCAGTAATTCCAGAAACAAGGATACCATCAAGTTCTGATAGGCTCTTCAAGAAAGTCATGGTATCAGAAAGGCCCATACAATCTCCGTGAAGAATCTCAAAATCTTCAGGGCGTCTAACAGAAATACAAGAAAATGGTAATTTTTGAAATCTGTATATCAGAAAGAACAATGAGGGGCATGGATGAGAAATGAGAAGGACTAACGATGGCGTGAAAAAAGTATCTTCATTCATGAGAGTGGTAGGAGATCCAGTGCGGAGACCAAGTTCATTTTCAGCATTTGCATACCAATCTGGGATACTGAGATCTCTGCCTGGAGCCCTTTGCAATTGATACCCAAGAACAATAGCATCACGCAATCTCCGAGCCCCACTAAGCTAAACTCAagccaaaatgataaaaaaaaaatccacttAGCAGttcaatcacataaaaaacAACATCtctcaaataagaaaataggaTCCGacatttcaaatttcttatGCATCAACAGTAAAACAATTTAGCTCACCTTGTCTGCTGCATAATTTTTACCATAGGCTGTATCTTGCAAAATTTTAGCTGCAGCCTGTAATTTAACATAAATCAgattgtgtgtgtgaaatAACGATAAAGCAGCAAGACCCATTAATATTCTATTCATTGTTCTTGAGTACATGACATTTATATGGAGTTGACAAAAACGAGATTGTCAGACATAAACAGAAAAACTGCACACCTCTCCGCCGTTTATGCCACCCTCGTAGCTCGGTTTTAAGCTAAGCGCATGTTCGAGATATGGTCTCCAGTGTCCAGTTAATAGGTCCCTTCTAATCATCTCAACACCAGTTTGATAGAACTGAAAAAAGGACTGTATTTCATCAAATCTGGTGAAGCTACAGACTTATTTCAGAAAAAGGTACCAGGCCATTGTAACGAGCTATGAAATAAATGTTTCAACCCGACAGCATAACCAAAATTTACCTCTAgcatatttcttaaaaatggtTCTTCATTGAAGTAGTCCCGGCGCACAAAGACAAATGGAATCTTGTATGCAAGGGCCTCACTAACTGTTCCGTATCCAATTTTGCCtgtcatttaaaaataaatacaagcTTCTATGCAACTTCACTTTGTTAACACATAAGATATGAACAGAAGTTATATGACTCACCTAGCATGCAATCAGATGCTGCTATCAAGTCAGGAGTGTATGCATCTTTTGCaagtttcacaaaatttggagGAAGGTCGAGACTCTCAGACGCACCACATACCTGAacatataatcaacaaaatattttaccCTTGATTCTGGAATccaatttacataaaaaatccttgaaatttgaaaaacaataGTTAAAATGAGATACCAGGCAAAGCCAACCGCTTGGCAGGAACTTCTCCTGCAAAGTCCAACCTGAGGGCTGCAAATAGTCACCGTGCAATATCGATCAAATGAATGCAACCCAAATAGGGAGAGATAAAGGGTATGGACAAATAAAATGGTTGATTAAGGTACCTGTCCACCAAAGTTGAGAATGACAGTCTTCACATCCTCCCCAATCCCGAGTTCTTTCCTAATCTGGAATAGTTTAAAGAGTATGAATAAGTAAAATGGTGTATCTACTAACCATTAATCCAGTCACAAGTTCAGAGGTGAAAATCTTTTGTTTACCTCCTCACGGGGCTTGTGCAACCTCCTCACTACCAAAGGTACATCAATAGCATCACGAAATGCAGGCACTGTagtaaaataaacaatatgaGATCAAGGAAATAAATTCATCTCTCGAGTTGTTACTCTATTGAACGGGAAGCACacacaaaaagtcaaaaataagagagaaaagtaatgAGTTTTGTGTTGGTGTACTTGGACAGTATCCTGGGAGACGGATAAGAAATTCACAATGCGAATAGTCCTCAGCAATCTGCAACACGCAAGCATGACTTCATGATTTAGCATTGAGATTCTCATTTAACAATGCAATTCCTACAGCTTGAGAAACACCGAATTCACCCAAAAGAAACCACAAAATTGAGGAAATAATTTCCCcaccaaaacaagaaaaactaaaacaacTTAATCCCATAAAACATATGTCCGCCTAATTTTCTCAATTGATTTTATTCCTTGCCGTAGTAGCCAATGCTTCCAAAtaataaacattatctttGAGATTTACTAATAGCTATTTGGACACTTCATCAATACTTCCCAACTCAGGACAAGGACATGACCAACCAGTGTGCTAgacaatataaattttaaaagacaGATCATGCACATAAagttatattcataaattttttttactgcaGTTACCTGCCAAACTATGGTCCGGTGGTGATGACCAGCAGCCATTACGTATTCAGCATAGATGAAGTCCCAActgcaaaaataaatttccatgaccacatttaatttcaaagaAGAGAATGAATATGTAGTAAAGGAAAACATAACTACAGGAATATGTAAATCATGACAGAGGATTTGTTAGAATCGTTTGCGTTCCATAGGCAATCGCTTAGTTCAGGGCAATAATGTGGCTTAGAAACTCACACCATAAGTAAGGGTCAACAGTATGTCCAGCCACGGTATCATGCATGCAAGCAAGAGATGGAGACAGTACCTAAAATTGGTGACACAAACAGAGCGTATGCCAGCATCAGCTGCTGCTCTGCAAGCAACTGGAACGACATCTGACACCTACACTTAAACATATTTGAAAGAGAAATAGGTAAAGAAACAGATCTGATCTGAAACACAATGCCACCACATGATTCATGATTAAAATCCCTCTTGACATAAAAAATTCTTCCCCCTCAAATTTTGTGTGAAAACAGCATGCTATGAAATACTAGGAGGgattttatattatacttaAAGGGGGTAAGGTATGAACTTTACCACAAAGTCTGCCCTGATGGATTTCAGCCACTCTACTTCAGTCGCTAAAATAGTCTCACGAGGTACTACAGCTGTCTCggaatactataaaaaatagtacagcAACAAGAAGTTAAAATGGATCAGGATAACTATGACATGAACTCTGCAAAGTAACAAGCAATACCTTCTCCAAAGACGCAAGGCGATCAACTGTCAATGCATCTGCTTGAACTGCTCCACAATCCAAGAGCACCTGCATAACAGACAGTAGACCGGTTCATCAGAACTATAGAGCAATTCATCATGAACATTCCAGAAGAGCAAACAGACCTTCCGTAGGAAAAGACGAGGAGACTGTATTTCAGTTGTGAAAACATAATCTGGTGCACCAGTGACCACATGAACATCGTGCCCAGCAAGAATGAGATGCCGAGCTACCTATAcaagaaaaacacaaattcATAGATAGTACACACAAGAATGAGGTGAATCCATCACAGTCCTTAGATTCCTACTCaaattagaaaagaaattcTGTAGGAGCACAATACAACTATGCAACTAATAGCAAGAAACTGGAAGTTGAAGATCAACTGATCAAAAAAAGTGACTTTGTGAGGATGCAagaaagtatttttattttgtgcatATACTCCATTAAGCACTAGAAAACCAAATACACTAAATTTATCCTCTTGTTTAGGGATTTTCATGATCGTTGAAAAATGCTCCCAGAAAAGAAGAAGCAATTCCATCAAAACAGTTGATTGTAATGTAGTCTTCCTTAAGCATGCCAAAGTAGCACAAAAAACGAAATTTGACAAAACACAAGCAAATTGCACAaacacagagagagagagagagtgagatgGACCTCGACAACGCGGGTGGCATGGCCGAAACCATGGCCAGTGACATAATAGGCAAACACTAGAGGTCGTTTGGCAGAATCTTGTGCTCCCATCTCTGCTGCAACCAACAATAATTACAAAGAACTTCCCCAATTCGCACCAAGAATATGGGAATTGAGGAGCTAATAAGGGTATAAATTCGAATGAGGAGAATAGTATAATTAAAGGGAGCAGTGTTGGAGGTCAGCTTTGGGAATGAGTCAGTCCCATAATTTTATCCAAAACGATGACGCTGACTTGAAACATGTCGAATGATGTTACATCGATGCTATCTATCTCcacattttcaacaaatacTGACTATAATAACGAAGATACAGTAGTGATGATGATGTACACGAAACACGTtgtttaaattgaataaaacaagaaaacgAATCCACAGTTCCGAATTATTTGTATTGTTATTGGGatatgttgtttttattttggataatGTTAACAATGGAGAAGATATCATCGTAATCTCGATTAATGTGATTTGTGTTGTTGTTTAGTCTTCTTTAAATTACTTCCATCACATAATAAGATTTATCTCGTCATgcactaatattatttcaattatttttctttcgtttctagtactcccttcattcgatgtcacactttcctttttagtttgtccaaaaaaaatatcacatttcctttttttgaaaaaaagttctctctcacatgaatataaaaattatattttctctctacatttaacacacaaaacaaaacctcctaaaatctcgtgtcgtcttataagtgtgacatcttttgtgagacggaggaagtataatttattagtttatatattAAAGAACAACTTCGATTTTAtgatcaaaatatgaatttggccaaaacattcactttttaaaacacaagttcataacaaatgaaaatgtagcCAAACTAGTCCTTTTTTTGAcgtttttgtaaaaaaattaacgatCAATGCTAATTGCACAGTGACATGATCGTTAGTTTTTTGACTGAACCATAAAAAAAGGATCACTTCAACAAGGATTTCATTTCTTATAAacctatttttcaaaaagtaaatgttttaaaccaaattcatgttttgattatatatttaagatcataattgacctttactctcAAATAAAATGTCCCCATTATTTTGAAACGGAAgagtacaaataaaaattaccaCTAGTATTTAGCAAAAGAGCTTAAAACAGAGTTTGGGTAGGGTTTAACCCGTGCTAGGATTGTCGGACATAGAGCTcaaaagtactactactatatttaacAATCTTATACTTCCTCAATCTCATTAGAAttgaaacgtttttctttttggattgtcctattgaaaataaaatattttttaaaatagaaacaacggctcttttattttttttctttctcttactttactctttcttcattaactcacgaaacaacattacataaatttcagaaaatcaaatatttcatatttaataagACGACGAGAGTAAGATATaaaggaatatttttttttccggtCAAACACGTGTATTAATGTATGATAAgttactattaaattttttttcggTCAAACACGTGTATTAATATTGATGATAAGTTactataggagtattaaaattcttGAATCACTCATTGAAATACAAATATCGATGACTATTGCCCATACCTAATTCGATACTCGTGCCCTCTCGTGTCTTATTATAAGTACTATATTGTATTTCTCGAAAGGTTAAACTAAACCAAATCTCTGAAAATATGGTGTATATCCAATCAATTACTCCATTGTTGTAAAATtaatctttctttatttttccattttctgtaactgtaaatttgtaattagttGAGCATTATGACCAGATTACTAACAATTTTTACTTATACATGTATACTTCAATGAAAGAAAGGGGAAAGTATATAAGATAAGATAACTAGTGCAATATTCGTGGAATATGCTAGAGAAATGGAATCCTGCAACTTATATGCTATGCCCCTTTAACACGACAATACAAGTTGACAATAAACGAACCTTATTGATAATTCGATCTCGATATTGCTAAGATAAAGGATAGAATAATTCACATTCCATATTATTCGTAGGTTTCTGGCTCTACAACTCGTATTTggtactactaataatatttttctatattttgaatCTGAATTCACTACTCCTATTAAAGGCATAAAAGATGCCATATCAATTCTATCAATTCTATACTCATAAAAATGgagtttcaatttcaaatctcTAATCAATTTAGAAAAggtaatttcataaaattagaaaacttTTAGGCTATGTTTGGTTgacgggaaagtaaagttggtaaggaaaatgattcctgggaaaatgaattccgggaatatgattcctagtaaCTTTACTTGTGTTTGGAAagtatcaagattttaaatttatatttaatttaaacaccaaacaaaaaatatacttattattttttatttataaaaaagaataataatataaaattcttaataaactattaattacaaataataattattatattattatatttattattacaatgGATAGNNNNNNNNNNNNNNNNNNNNNNNNNNNNNNNNNNNNNNNNNNNNNNNNNNNNNNNNNNNNNNNNNNNNNNNNNNNNNNNNNNNNNNNNNNNNNNNNNNNNtttaaatatggattatctatcataatataaaataatacatataattatagtttgaaatattataataataataataataatgataataataataattagtattataattataatatttaaggAT
The genomic region above belongs to Salvia hispanica cultivar TCC Black 2014 chromosome 3, UniMelb_Shisp_WGS_1.0, whole genome shotgun sequence and contains:
- the LOC125215807 gene encoding L-arabinokinase — its product is MGAQDSAKRPLVFAYYVTGHGFGHATRVVEVARHLILAGHDVHVVTGAPDYVFTTEIQSPRLFLRKVLLDCGAVQADALTVDRLASLEKYSETAVVPRETILATEVEWLKSIRADFVVSDVVPVACRAAADAGIRSVCVTNFSWDFIYAEYVMAAGHHHRTIVWQIAEDYSHCEFLIRLPGYCPMPAFRDAIDVPLVVRRLHKPREEIRKELGIGEDVKTVILNFGGQPSGWTLQEKFLPSGWLCLVCGASESLDLPPNFVKLAKDAYTPDLIAASDCMLGKIGYGTVSEALAYKIPFVFVRRDYFNEEPFLRNMLEFYQTGVEMIRRDLLTGHWRPYLEHALSLKPSYEGGINGGEAAAKILQDTAYGKNYAADKLSGARRLRDAIVLGYQLQRAPGRDLSIPDWYANAENELGLRTGSPTTLMNEDTFFTPSRPEDFEILHGDCMGLSDTMTFLKSLSELDGILVSGITEKLQKRERKAAAGLFNWEEDIFVARAPGRLDVMGGIADYSGSLVLQMPTREACHVAVQKSHPSKQRLWKHALARQNAKGQGPTPVLQIVSYGSELSNRGPTFDMDLSDFMDGDQLMSYENARSFFARDPSQRWAAYIAGTILVLMKELGVHFENSISVLVSSAVPEGKGVSSSAAVEVATMSAIAASHGLNIEPRQLALLCQKVENHVVGAPCGVMDQMTSACGEANKLLAMVCQPAEVLGLVDIPSHIRFWGIDSGIRHSVGGADYGSVRIGAFMGRKIIKSVAAELLSQSTANGVTSDDLEEDGIELLETEASLDYLCNLSPHRYEALYVNQLPQTILGEAFLRKYADHNDPVTVIDMKRNYGLRAATRHPIYENFRVKAFKALLTSATSDDQLTALGELLYQCHYSYSACGLGSDGTDRVVQLVQEMQHSKHSRAGEGTLYGAKITGGGSGGTVCIVGRNCLRSNEQIIQIQKRYEGATGYLPIVFEGSSPGAGRFGHLRIRRRLRSPN